One Vigna unguiculata cultivar IT97K-499-35 chromosome 11, ASM411807v1, whole genome shotgun sequence DNA window includes the following coding sequences:
- the LOC114168246 gene encoding uncharacterized protein LOC114168246: protein MASAPKSKFSVYQNPSFSAVLTSNSLQPSKFTILSILSFFSASAFAFLAIIFRENCFIDILSFRTFSPFTAYWLAKTLQALVGFILIGTFSALLKVVFLRRARYAGGVVAVKPVSDSSNGNRTDILLTKHQLGLLGVRQKVDLAQPDSAKKPPKSKPQLPSSDLLVPLHQPIPSPTRGSSSRIDVDGSNSNRGAATRSIGTPSRSPGSASLYLAPGLVSPPRGPNGVDYVVSSPWSNKRASSASKITSEEKLEKFLAEVDERINESAGKMSTPPPTVPGFGIVSPNTVTGSSNTSGTTRLVPLRPVRMSPGSQKFNTPPKKGEGEFPSPMSMEESIQAFEHLGIYPQIEQWHDQLRQWFSSVLLNPLLNKIETSHIQVMQAAAKLGISITISQVGNDMLSTPATLPTIDKSQDWQSALSLNEDGLLHQLHSTLVLAIDSSKSKSFVSNIQQSPQQTSLVPIMQECVDAITEHQRLQALVKGEWVKGLLPQSSVRADYTVQRIRELAEGTCLKNYEYLGSGEVYDKKNKKWTLELPSDSHLLLYLFCAFLEHPKWMLHVDALSYAGAQSSKNPLFLGVLPPKERFPEKYIAVVSTVPSVLHPGACILAVGKQGPPIFALYWDKKLQFSLQGRTALWDSILLLCHKIKVGYGGVIRGMHLGASALSILPVMEAESED from the exons ATGGCTTCTGCACCCAAATCCAAGTTCAGTGTCTATCAAAACCCTTCCTTTTCCGCGGTTCTCACTTCCAACAGTCTTCAACCTTCCAAATTCACCATCCTCTCCATCCTCTCCTTCTTTTCCGCTTCCGCATTCGCCTTTCTCGCTATCATATTCAG GGAAAACTGCTTCATCGACATTTTGAGCTTCAGAACTTTTTCCCCTTTCACAGCTT ATTGGCTTGCCAAGACTCTACAAGCTTTAGTGGGTTTTATCTTGATTGGAACTTTTTCTGCACTCCTCAAAGTTGTGTTTCTACGTAGGGCTAGGTATGCTGGAGGTGTAGTTGCAGTTAAGCCTGTGTCTGATTCTAGCAATGGTAATAGAACTGACATTTTGCTAACCAAACATCAACTAGGACTTTTAGGAGTGAGGCAGAAGGTTGATTTGGCTCAACCTGATTCTGCCAAGAAGCCTCCCAAGTCTAAACCCCAATTGCCTTCTTCAGATTTGCTTGTTCCCCTTCATCAGCCCATTCCCAGCCCTACTCGGGGTTCTTCATCTCGCATTGATGTGGATGGTTCAAATTCTAACAGGGGTGCTGCTACTCGTTCTATTGGTACTCCCTCTAGGTCTCCAGGATCAGCATCGTTGTATCTTGCACCGGGTTTGGTTTCGCCGCCAAGGGGTCCAAATGGAGTGGATTATGTGGTTTCCAGTCCTTGGTCTAACAAGAGAGCCTCCTCTGCTAGTAAGATAACGTCAGAGGAAAAGCTGGAGAAATTCCTAGCTGAAGTGGATGAAAGGATCAATGAGTCTGCTGGAAAGATGTCTACGCCACCACCTACAGTTCCTGGTTTTGGGATAGTGAGCCCTAATACAGTTACAGGCTCATCTAATACCTCTGGAACTACAAGACTTGTGCCTCTGAGGCCTGTGAGGATGTCTCCTGGATCTCAAAAGTTTAATACTCCCCCTAAGAAGGGTGAGGGTGAATTTCCTTCACCAATGTCTATGGAAGAATCTATCCAAGCTTTTGAACATCTTGGCATCTATCCACAAATTGAACAGTGGCATGACCAACTCAGGCAATGGTTTTCTTCAGTTCTGCTCAATCCTTTGCTCAACAAGATCGAGACTAGCCACATTCAG GTTATGCAAGCTGCTGCTAAACTTGGTATTTCTATCACAATTAGTCAAGTGGGCAATGATATGCTGTCTACTCCTGCTACTTTGCCAACAATTGACAAGAGTCAAGACTGGCAATCTGCGCTGTCTCTCAATGAAGATGGACTTCTTCATCAGTTACATTCTACACTAGTGCTGGCAATAGATTCTTCCAAAT CCAAGTCGTTTGTATCTAATATACAGCAGTCCCCACAGCAGACTTCTTTAGTTCCTATCATGCAGGAGTGTGTGGATGCTATCACTGAACACCAAAGGCTTCAAGCCTTGGTTAAAGGAGAGTGGGTTAAAGGTTTGCTTCCTCAAAGCAGTGTTCGTGCTGATTACACTGTGCAGAGGATCCGAG AGCTTGCGGAAGGAACCTGCTTGAAGAATTATGAGTATCTTGGAAGTGGGGAGGTTtatgataaaaagaataaaaagtggACACTTGAGCTACCTTCTGATTCTCACTTGCTGTTGTATCTGTTCTGTGCTTTCCTAGAACATCCAAAGTGGATGTTACATGTGGATGCTTTGTCTTATGCTGGAGCTCAGTCTAGCAAAAACCCATTATTCTTGGGTGTCCTTCCCCCTAAGGAAAGGTTTCCAGAGAAATACATTGCTGTAGTGTCTACTGTCCCTTCTGTACTGCACCCTGGAGCATGTATTCTGGCAGTTGGAAAACAGGGTCCCCCAATTTTTGCCTTGTACTGGGATAAGAAACTGCAATTTTCTCTTCAG GGAAGAACCGCACTTTGGGATTCCATTTTGCTTCTGTGCCATAAGATTAAAGTTGGGTATGGAGGTGTTATCAGGGGCATGCATCTAGGCGCTTCAGCTTTAAGCATTCTCCCAGTTATGGAAGCAGAATCCGAAGATTAA
- the LOC114169891 gene encoding isovaleryl-CoA dehydrogenase, mitochondrial isoform X2 encodes MCFGFPLEESLSYVGSNAKSFFLCNGATASQRFKESVSQFATENIAPHASKIDHTNYFPKEVNLWKSMGEFNLLGITAPEEYGGLGLGYLYHCIAMEEISRASASVGLSYGAHSNLCVNQLVRNGSPAQKEKYLPKLISGDHVGALAMSEPNSGSDVVSMKCKADRVDGGYVLNGNKMWCTNGPVAETLVVYAKTDITAGSKGITAFIIEKGMSGFSTAQKLDKLGMRGSDTCELVFENCFVPEENVLGKEGKGVYVMMSGLDLERLVLAAGPLGIMQSCLDVVLPYVRQREQFGRPIGEFQFIQGKIADMYTALQSSRSYVYSVARDCDNGKVDPKDCAGAILCAAERATQVALQAIQCLGGNGYVNEYPTGRLLRDAKLYEIGAGTSEIRRMIIGRELFKEQ; translated from the exons ATGTGTTTTGGTTTTCCACTGGAAGAAAGCTTATCATATGTTGGATCCAATGCAAAGAGTTTTTTCCTTTGTAATGGTGCGACAGCTTCCCAACGG TTTAAAGAAAGTGTTTCTCAGTTTGCAACGGAAAATATTGCCCCTCATGCTTCAAAAATAGACCACACAAATTATTTCCCTAAG GAGGTGAACTTATGGAAAAGCATGGGGGAATTCAATCTCCTTGGGATTACTGCTCCAG AGGAATATGGAGGGCTTGGTCTAGGTTACTTGTACCACTGTATAGCAATGGAAGAGATTAGCCGTGCTTCGGCATCAGTTGGTCTTTCTTATGGTGCTCATTCAAACTTGTGTGTGAATCAGCTG GTGAGAAATGGAAGTCCTGCTCAGAAAGAGAAATATTTACCAAAG CTTATTTCTGGGGATCACGTGGGAGCTTTGGCAATGAGTGAGCCCAATT CTGGGTCTGATGTTGTCAGCATGAAATGCAAGGCTGATCGTGTAGATGGAGGCTATGTACTTAATGGGAACAAGATGTGGTGTACTAATGGGCCAGTTGCTGAAACATTA GTTGTCTATGCTAAAACAGACATAACTGCTGGGTCAAAAGGCATTACTGCATTCATTATCGAGAAGGGAATGTCTGG ATTCAGTACTGCCCAGAAATTGGACAAACTTGGGATGCGAGGAAGTGATAC ATGTGAGCTTGTCTTTGAGAATTGCTTTGTTCCAGAAGAAAATGTTCTTGGGAAAGAGGGAAAAG GAGTATATGTCATGATGTCTGGGCTGGATCTGGAGAGACTTGTTTTGGCAGCTGGTCCTCTGGGTATTATGCAGTCATGTCTTGATGTTGTTCTTCCTTATGTTCGACAGAGAGAGCAGTTTGGTCGTCCCATCGGGGAGTTTCAGTTTATACAG GGGAAAATTGCTGACATGTATACTGCATTACAGTCCTCAAG GTCTTATGTGTATTCTGTAGCTCGAGACTGTGACAATGGAAAGGTTGACCCAAAG GATTGTGCTGGAGCCATACTTTGTGCTGCTGAAAGAGCAACCCAGGTTGCTTTGCAG GCTATACAGTGTTTAGGTGGGAATGGCTACGTGAATGAGTATCCTACTGGTCGTCTTCTGAGAGATGCCAAACTCTACGAGATTGGAGCAGGAACTAGTGAGATCAGAAGAATGATTATTGGACGTGAGCTTTTCAAGGAGCAATAG
- the LOC114169890 gene encoding auxin response factor 4 yields the protein MEFDLNHEVTEVEKNAFCDRECEKDAGVTCWSSSTSSSSSSSSARVSSSYLELWHACAGPLTSLPKKGNVVVYFPQGHLEQVASFSPFTPMEIPSYDLQPQIFCRVVNVQLLANKENDEVYTQVTLLPQPELEGMNSEGKELEEFGAEEEGDERSPTKSTPHMFCKTLTASDTSTHGGFSVPRRAAEDCFPPLDYKQQRPSQELVAKDLHGVEWKFRHIYRGQPRRHLLTTGWSIFVSQKNLVSGDAVLFLRGENGELRLGIRRAVRPRNDLPESVIGSQNCYPNVLSSVANAVSTKSKFHVFYSPRASHADFVVPYQRYVKSIKNPVSIGARFKMRLEMDESQERRCNSGTLIATSDLDPYRWPKSKWRCLMVRWDEDIETNHQDRISPWEIDPSAPLPPLSIQSSPRLKKLRTGLQVASPSQLITARGSGLVGFEESVRSPKVLQGQENAGFMSLYYGCDTVTKPLGFEMSSPSHPNLGSAEVRKVTSSELSGVHPFSYAGFVETNRFPRVLQGQEICPLKSLTGKVDLNLGAWGMPNLGFNLHQATKPNFQPTLFPYGDIHQAGQASFFGSKSTTFQRESVPFNKPPSTQAGIIVNEVRRPELPNEHKLQDNLSAAAALGAANMGVPNENNVQGKVNACKLFGFSLSGETTAQNLQNSAKRSCTKVHKQGSLVGRAIDLSRLSSYNDLLSELERLFGMEGLLKDPDNGWRILYTDSENDIMVVGDDPWHEFCDVVTKIHIYTQEEVEKMTIGMISDDTHSCLEEAPIITEASKSSSVGQPDYSPTAVRV from the exons ATGGAATTTGATCTGAACCATGAAGTCACTGAGGTTGAGAAGAATGCATTCTGTGACAGGGAATGTGAGAAAGATGCTGGTGTTACTTGCTGGTCCTCTTCCACTTCTTCATCTTCTAGTTCCTCTTCAGCTCGTGTGTCCTCTTCTTACCTTGAGCTTTGGCATGCTTGTGCTGGCCCTCTCACTTCTCTTCCCAAGAAAGGAAATGTGGTGGTCTATTTTCCACAAGGTCACTTAGAACAGGTTGCCTCTTTCTCTCCTTTCACACCAATGGAGATTCCCTCTTATGATCTTCAGCCACAGATCTTTTGCAGGGTTGTCAATGTCCAGCTACTT GCCAACAAGGAGAATGATGAGGTTTATACACAGGTTACTTTGCTTCCTCAGCCCGAG TTGGAAGGAATGAATTCAGAGGGCAAAGAACTTGAGGAATTTGGAGCAGAAGAAGAGGGAGATGAAAGATCACCAACTAAATCAACCCCTCACATGTTCTGCAAAACACTAACTGCCTCGGATACCAGCACACATGGGGGCTTCTCTGTTCCTCGTAGAGCTGCTGAAGACTGTTTTCCTCCTTTG GATTATAAGCAGCAGAGGCCTTCACAAGAGCTTGTTGCCAAAGACCTGCATGGTGTGGAGTGGAAGTTTCGTCACATTTACCGAG GTCAGCCAAGGCGGCATCTACTCACTACTGGCTGGAGTATTTTTGTAAGCCAAAAGAATCTTGTTTCTGGTGATGCAGTGCTCTTTCTAAG GGGTGAAAATGGTGAACTTAGGTTGGGAATCAGAAGAGCTGTTCGACCTAGAAATGATCTTCCTGAATCAGTTATTGGTAGCCAGAACTGCTACCCCAATGTCCTTTCTTCCGTGGCAAATGCAGTATCCACCAAAAGCAagtttcatgttttctacagtCCAAG GGCAAGTCATGCAGACTTTGTTGTTCCATATCAAAGATATGTCAAAAGCATCAAGAATCCAGTGAGCATTGGGGCAAGATTCAAAATGAGACTCGAAATGGATGAATCTCAAGAAAGAAG GTGTAATAGTGGCACATTGATTGCAACTAGTGATTTGGATCCTTACAGATGGCCAAAATCAAAATGGAGGTGCTTGATG GTCAGATGGGATGAAGATATTGAGACTAATCATCAAGACCGAATATCTCCATGGGAGATTGATCCTTCTGCTCCTCTGCCCCCCTTGAGCATTCAGTCTTCCCCAAGACTGAAGAAACTGCGGACAGGTCTACAGGTTGCCTCACCTAGTCAACTCATCACTG CACGAGGCAGTGGGTTGGTGGGATTTGAGGAGTCTGTAAGATCACCTAAGGTCTTGCAAGGTCAAGAAAATGCTGGTTTTATGTCACTCTACTACGGATGTGACACGGTAACCAAGCCGCTAGGTTTTGAGATGAGTTCTCCGAGTCATCCAAATCTTGGATCAGCTGAAGTAAGAAAGGTTACCTCTTCTGAGCTTAGTGGTGTTCACCCTTTCAGTTATGCAGGCTTTGTGGAAACTAACAGGTTTCCGAGGGTCTTGCAAGGTCAAGAAATATGTCCATTGAAATCCCTGACAGGAAAGGTTGATTTGAATCTTGGTGCTTGGGGAATGCCCAATCTGGGTTTCAATCTCCACCAAGCAACCAAACCCAATTTTCAACCTACATTGTTCCCTTATGGGGACATTCACCAAGCTGGTCAAGCTAGTTTCTTTGGCTCAAAATCCACCACTTTCCAAAGAGAGAGTGTCCCATTTAATAAACCACCATCCACTCAGGCAGGAATCATTGTAAATGAAGTTAGAAGACCAGAACTCCCAAATGAGCATAAGCTGCAGGACAATCTTTCTGCTGCTGCTGCATTAGGGGCTGCAAATATGGGGGTTCCTAATGAGAATAACGTCCAGGGAAAAGTAAATGCCTGCAAACTATTCGGGTTTTCTTTGTCTGGGGAAACCACTGCACAAAATTTACAGAACTCTGCTAAAAGGAGCTGCACAAAG GTTCACAAGCAAGGCAGCTTAGTTGGAAGAGCTATTGATCTTTCAAGACTGAGCAGCTACAATGATCTGCTGAGTGAACTAGAGAGACTATTTGGCATGGAAGGCCTTCTAAAAGATCCTGATAATGGATGGAGGATCCTCTACACTGATAGTGAGAATGACATAATGGTTGTGGGGGATGATCCATGGCA TGAGTTTTGTGATGTGGTGACCAAGATCCATATATATACCCAAGAAGAGGTGGAAAAGATGACAATTGGGATGATCAGCGATGACACTCATAGCTGTTTGGAAGAGGCACCAATCATTACGGAGGCTTCAAAGTCTTCCTCTGTGGGTCAGCCAGATTATTCTCCAACAGCAGTTAGAGTCTAA
- the LOC114169891 gene encoding isovaleryl-CoA dehydrogenase, mitochondrial isoform X1: MHRIVTARSFFSAVFRSKPQPHSAAFSTSLLFDETQIQFKESVSQFATENIAPHASKIDHTNYFPKEVNLWKSMGEFNLLGITAPEEYGGLGLGYLYHCIAMEEISRASASVGLSYGAHSNLCVNQLVRNGSPAQKEKYLPKLISGDHVGALAMSEPNSGSDVVSMKCKADRVDGGYVLNGNKMWCTNGPVAETLVVYAKTDITAGSKGITAFIIEKGMSGFSTAQKLDKLGMRGSDTCELVFENCFVPEENVLGKEGKGVYVMMSGLDLERLVLAAGPLGIMQSCLDVVLPYVRQREQFGRPIGEFQFIQGKIADMYTALQSSRSYVYSVARDCDNGKVDPKDCAGAILCAAERATQVALQAIQCLGGNGYVNEYPTGRLLRDAKLYEIGAGTSEIRRMIIGRELFKEQ, from the exons ATGCATAGGATCGTCACCGCAAGGTCCTTTTTTTCTGCTGTTTTCAGAAGCAAACCTCAACCTCACTCTGCTGCCTTTTCCACATCGTTACTCTTCGATGAAACTCAGATACAG TTTAAAGAAAGTGTTTCTCAGTTTGCAACGGAAAATATTGCCCCTCATGCTTCAAAAATAGACCACACAAATTATTTCCCTAAG GAGGTGAACTTATGGAAAAGCATGGGGGAATTCAATCTCCTTGGGATTACTGCTCCAG AGGAATATGGAGGGCTTGGTCTAGGTTACTTGTACCACTGTATAGCAATGGAAGAGATTAGCCGTGCTTCGGCATCAGTTGGTCTTTCTTATGGTGCTCATTCAAACTTGTGTGTGAATCAGCTG GTGAGAAATGGAAGTCCTGCTCAGAAAGAGAAATATTTACCAAAG CTTATTTCTGGGGATCACGTGGGAGCTTTGGCAATGAGTGAGCCCAATT CTGGGTCTGATGTTGTCAGCATGAAATGCAAGGCTGATCGTGTAGATGGAGGCTATGTACTTAATGGGAACAAGATGTGGTGTACTAATGGGCCAGTTGCTGAAACATTA GTTGTCTATGCTAAAACAGACATAACTGCTGGGTCAAAAGGCATTACTGCATTCATTATCGAGAAGGGAATGTCTGG ATTCAGTACTGCCCAGAAATTGGACAAACTTGGGATGCGAGGAAGTGATAC ATGTGAGCTTGTCTTTGAGAATTGCTTTGTTCCAGAAGAAAATGTTCTTGGGAAAGAGGGAAAAG GAGTATATGTCATGATGTCTGGGCTGGATCTGGAGAGACTTGTTTTGGCAGCTGGTCCTCTGGGTATTATGCAGTCATGTCTTGATGTTGTTCTTCCTTATGTTCGACAGAGAGAGCAGTTTGGTCGTCCCATCGGGGAGTTTCAGTTTATACAG GGGAAAATTGCTGACATGTATACTGCATTACAGTCCTCAAG GTCTTATGTGTATTCTGTAGCTCGAGACTGTGACAATGGAAAGGTTGACCCAAAG GATTGTGCTGGAGCCATACTTTGTGCTGCTGAAAGAGCAACCCAGGTTGCTTTGCAG GCTATACAGTGTTTAGGTGGGAATGGCTACGTGAATGAGTATCCTACTGGTCGTCTTCTGAGAGATGCCAAACTCTACGAGATTGGAGCAGGAACTAGTGAGATCAGAAGAATGATTATTGGACGTGAGCTTTTCAAGGAGCAATAG